The Psychrobacter sp. P11G3 genomic interval ATTTACACGATTAATTACCGACACTGCCCCTTATCTACAAGCCGAGCAAATGGTTGACTTCCGTCACCTGCCCTATCGATTAAAAGTAAATTTATTAGACATGGAACGCTCTTTTTCTCTGCTCTCTGTTAGTAGCAAACCTTCGCAATTATTGGTAAAAGCCCTCAGTTATCGGGCACCACACAAAATCTCATTAATGGAACACGCGACTTGGCAACACAAACTGCGCTGCCTATCGGCTTATGTTGCGCTGCCCTACGATTACCGAGATGTTTTGCCCACTATCAATATTCCGACTACTTTACTAATTGGTGCGCGCTCGCAGTTATATCATGCAGAATGGCAACAGCGTTTGACCACTCTGCTGCCCCATGCACGTAGTATTATTTTGCCAACATCAGGGCATGCTGTACCAATGGATGCACCAGTTAGTTTTTATAAAGTATTGAAAGAGTTTCTGAACGCTTAATTATGGGTTTTTAATAATGCACAAAAAAACGACCTCAACGGGTCGCTTTTTTGTGCGCTAAATTCAATCTGAATCGTTGGCTAAGTATTAATCATTCAATGGTTTAATCAATTCAAATCGTGGAATTTCTTTACCATCGACCGTGACCGTTTCAGCGAACATCGCAAGCGGACGTGCCCACACGCCATATTCACCGTATAGGCAACGATATACCACTAGCGATTCCTCGGTTTCTGAATGCTGCGCCACATGCAATACTTGATACAAACTGCCTTTATAGTGACGGTAGATGCCTTGAGAGATGGTTTTAGTCATAGCAAACTCCTACTATTAAAAATGGCTGCTAATTGTCGCTTCATAAAAAAGGTCGACAATTACTGCCGACCTCGCTCTTAATCATTTTTATAGATTATCTAACCAACCGTCACTTTTGCATACGCTTTCTTGCCAGCTTGAATCACGACCGTTTGACCTGAGGTTAGACTAAAGCCACCATCAACGACTTCGCCATCTACTTTTACCGCGCCACGTTTCACCATATCTTTGGCTGCTGAGTTGTTTTTAGCGAGCTTGGCTTGGTTCAATACTTGAGTGATGAATAACGCATTTTGCCCTTCTAAATCAAGCATCACTTCTGGCAAGTCAACTGGTAGCTCGCCATCTGCTAAAACGTTACCGGCAGATTTGTGCGCATTAGCAGCGGCATCAGCATCATGGAAACGTTCGATTAACTCTTCGGCTAAGATACGTTTGATTTCTTGTGGGTTGCGTCCGTCTTCCATTTCACGCATCAAGCTTGCCACTTCTTCCATTGGCTTAAAGCTTAAAAACTCAAAGTAGCGATGGATCAGTGTGTCCGGCATCGACAGGATTTTTTGATACATGGTGCCTGGTGCATCATAGATAGCGACATAGTTGCCCAGTGATTTGGACATTTTGTTGACACCATCTAGCCCTTCTAAGATTGGCACAGTAATACAAACTTGCGGCTCTTGGCCATAGCGTCCTTGCAGCGTGCGACCCATTAGCAAGTTAAAGGTCTGATCGGTACCGCCAAGCTCAACGTCGGCTTTTAGGGCGATAGAATCGTAGCCTTGTACTAAAGGATAAAGAAACTCATGGATTGAGATGGGCGTTTGTGATGCATAGCGTTTAGAGAAGTCATCACGCTCTAGCATACGCGAAACGGTTTGCTGACTGGCAAGCTGAATCATGTCAGCGGCGCTCATGTCATTGAACCACTCAGAGTTAAAGACCACGCGAGTCTTTTCTTTGTCCAAGATTTTAAATACTTGCTCAGCATAAGTCGTGGCGTTGGCTTTGATTTGCTCATCAGTCAACGGTGGACGTGTGCTGTTTTTGCCAGAAGGGTCACCAATCTTGGCGGTATAATCGCCGATTAAGAAATAAATCTCATGACCCAAATCTTGGAAATGCTTAAGTTTATTGATCAATACCGTGTGACCTAAATGTAGATCTGGTGCGGTAGGATCAAAGCCTGCCTTGATACGTAATGGACGATTGAGCTTTAGCTTAGCCACTAAGTCATCTTCAGACAATATCTCTTGCGTGCCACGCTGAATAAGGGCCAGTTGTTCTTCTAGGGTGTAAGTTTGATTGGTCATGATGCTCTCTATATATCACTTTAATTGGGATTTTTATGAATGACGGTTACTGGCTCAACACCTTAGGAAGTTTAGAACCTCAAAAGGTCAGAAAAAATGCTAGAATTTGACGGATATACTAGCGTTTTTTAAGGTAAATTGCCATGACCAACCCCGCATCGATTGCTGATACTGACCATAATGCCCTCGCAGACTTGCTTATGAATAATGGTTTGGATAACCCTTCAGACGATATTGATGATTTGACCTCTGATAATTCGAACTATGCCACCTTAACGGATGCCCTTGAGCAAACCGTATTTGAAAGCTTCGATGATGGCTTATATATCGGCATGATGTCTGGCACCAGTTTGGATGGTATGGATGCGGTTCTTTGTCAGTTTAATCCTGAGATGAGCAACGAAGATGGCACCCAACCGCCGATGAGACTGCTTACAACGTATAGCCAAGATTTTCCGCCACGTCTGCGTGAAGTACTATTGGCATTATGTCAGCCGAATGGCGTGAATCAACTCGTACCAGAGGCCGATGAACCAAGCAGTGAGTTGGATTGGTTCGGTTGGGCAAGTCGCGCGTATGCTGAGTTCGCGAGCGAAGTGGTCAATACGCTATTGCAACAATCAAATACCGATCCTGAGTCAGTGCTAGCGATTGGCTGTCATGGACAAACCGTACGCCATCGCCCGCAGATGGGATTTACGTTGCAACTGGTTGATGCCAATATCATCGCTGAGCGCACAGGCATCAGCGTGGTCAGTGATTTCCGACGTCGTGACATGGCAGTTGGTGGTCAAGGCGCGCCGTTAGTACCTGCGTTTCATCAGGCATTATTTGCCAATCCCGATAGTACCCGTGTGCTATTAAACTTAGGCGGTATTGCCAATATAACCGTCTTGCCAGCCAGTGAAGAAGTTCAAGTTGTTGGTTACGATACTGGACCTGCCAACTTATTATTGGATGCGTGGATATCTTTGCATACCGACAATGCTTATGATGCAGGTGGCGCTTGGGCGCAGTCTGGAACCCTCATTGAGCCATTATTACAGCAATTTTTAGCACATCAGTTTTTTGCTCAGGCTCATCCAAAAAGCACAGGTCGTGAGGACTTTAATTTAACTTGGTTGCAGGACGAGCTACAGGCTTTTGAGCAAGCCAATGCTAACATCAGTTACTCAGCAGCCGATGTGCAAGCAACCTTGACTGAGCTAACGGCTATCAGTGCCAGTACGCAAATCAATATGTTTGTCAGCCTTGCCAAAAACAGCTCGGTATATGTTTGCGGCGGCGGCGCATTGAATGACTATTTAATAGCACGCCTGCAAGCACACCTACCCCATTGCACAGTAAAAACCACTGAACATTTAGGGCTTGCGCCAACATGGGTAGAGGCCGTTGCTTTTGCATGGTTGGCCAGACAAACATTGATGGGTGAAACTGGTAATTTACCAGCGGTAACTGGTGCAAATAAAGGCGTGGTATTGGGTCAAGTATGTTTTGCCTGACCAGTTAAATTTTAGTTTACATACGTGCACCTATGTGTTTTATAATGACTTTTGAAACGCCATCCTCTTAGGACCTGTAAGTATAGGATATATCGCATGAGCCAGAATAGTAGTTCACCTATCGACCAAGCCACCACTGATGACACAAATAATATGACTGCAGCACCTGTACATAAATCGCGTCAAAAACCACCTCACTACGAGCGTTCTGATGATACGCGTGTGGTAGTCACAGGTATGGGCGCCATTACGCCGCTCGGTCTAGACGTCGATAGCTCATGGACCAAATTGCTCAATGGCGAGAGTGGTATCTCACCGATTACGCATTTCGATGCCACAGGCTACCGTGCGCAAATCGCAGGCGTGATCAAAGACTTTGATGCCAAGCAATATATGAATGCCAAAGATGCGCGTCGCTATGATGAGTTCATGCATTATGGGGTTGCCGCTTCTGCCATGGCCCTAAAGCACGCTGGTTTTATCGATGAAGTCAGTGCTGCTGATGCGCCTGTGCAAGGCGTTGACCAAGATCGCTTTGGTATTATTTTAGGTTCAGGTATTGGCGGTATCCAAACGATTGAAAACAGTCGTGATACCCTACACGAAAAAGGCGCAGGCAAAGTCTCACCTTTTATCATTCCAGGCTCTATCGTTAATATGGCCGCTGGACTGGTAGCGATTAAGCATAAGTTAAAAGGCCCAAACCTTGCGACATCGACGGCTTGTACCACGGCGACTCATGCTATGGGTCTTGCTGCTCGTTTGATCGCTTATGGCGATGCTGACGTTATGTTGGCAGGCGGTAGTGAAAAGGGTTCTAGCCCACTTGGTATAGCTGGCTTTAGTGCGATGCACGCACTATCTACGCGCAACGATGAGCCAACCAAAGCCTCACGTCCATTTGATAAAGGTCGTGACGGGTTTGTCCTTGGTGATGGTGCTGGTGTGGTGGTGTTAGAAAGCCTTGCCCATGCCAAAGCTCGCGGTGCAACGATATTGGCAGAGCTAGTCGGGTTTGGTATGAGTGATGATGCCAGTCATATTACTGCACCACCAGAAGACGGTAGCGGTGCGGCAAGAGCGATGCAAAATGCACTAAACGATGCTGGGATCGAGTCATCAAGCGTCGGTTATGTCAACGCTCATGGTACTAGTACCCCTGCGGGTGACGTGGCTGAGTCTATTGCTATCGAAACTGTGTTCTCTCCTGTAAAAGACAGCATCTTAGTCAGCTCAACCAAATCGATGACTGGTCACTTACTTGGTGCTGCTGGCGGAGTTGAAGCCATCTTTACAGTATTAGCGCTACAACACCAGCATGTACCGCCTACGATCAATCTAGATGATATCGAGGACAACTGTAACCTTGATTATGTGGCTAATGAATCGCGCAAAGTTGATAACCTGCAGTATGCAGTATCCAACAGCTTTGGCTTTGGTGGTACCAATGGCTCATTGGTATTTGCTCGCTGGCCTGTCAATCAATAACAGCCACCCAACTACCTCGCAGCGCATTGTAATGAATGCGTTGTAACGTTGGTGTCAGATTTGCTACGTTTGTCCACTTGCAGCCCCTTATCGTACTTGCGTATGATAAGGGGTAATTTTTGGAACATTTATGGAAGATACCATGTCAAGCTACTCATTTTCCCATCAGTTTTATCAACGCTGGACGTGTGCACCTGAGCCAGTACGCGCAGCGATTACCCAAGAACTAAAAGACATCACTACTCTGCTGCAATCTGACACCTCATTTGAAGACTTCACTTTTAATACTCATGATTTAGATGCGTATGTAGACGAGCTATACGACAACTACAATGCCGAACAAGCCATTGCGAAAGCAATCGCGGACAAACAAGAGCAAGAAGACGCGGCCGCTGCAAAACAAAAGCTAGAAGACGAGCAGAAGAAAAAAGAAACAGAAGAAGCCACACGCAAAGCAGAAGCGACTCAAAAAGAACAAGAAAAAAATGAGCAGACAGCGTTAGAGAAAGAAAACTACAAAGAACTGGCTACTAATAATGACGTAGCTAAAGTAAACACAGATAAAGTCGTGACAGATAGCGCTGTTACTGACGATTTTGTTACTGATAATTCTAGCGCAAAGACTGAAAAAGTGGCATCAGAAGCAAAAAATACTGAAGGCAATGCTAGCGATAATAAAAGTGCTGATAACAAAACCATTGGCGAACAGGCACATACGCTTAGCGATAACCACATTAAAGACATTAACAATAAAGCCAGTGCAGCGATTAATTTGGCCTTAAAAGACGCGAAGCTAGATGCAACACATCAACAGCTAATCCGCGAGCTAGAAACACAGGTCGATGACTATCTCAGTGAGCAAATGATGCTGATGTCCGAAAACCTAAAGTCTTGGCTACGTGCTGAGGTCACTCAACACTTTAGCGAGCAGAATGACTTAACTACTAATAATGAAGCTGCTAAGAAAAGTATTCACTGACAGTGTACCTTTTTCAGTGTTGAACCTACAGTTAGCAACAGTCACTCAGTAGTAAGTACTAAATAACGAACACTAAAAAGCCCCGTAAATTGTTTACGGGGCTTTTTAGTACTTTTAGTTAATGTTTTGAGCTTGATATTAAATGGCTTTGGTACGTTCAGTCAACCATTCAAGCGCTGCACCTTCAACACGATCTTTTAGCTCTGCGAAGACTTGGCTATGATAGTCATTTAGCCAATCAATCTCGGTTTGATCCAACAGTGACGGCTCAATCAGACGCGTATCGATTGGGCAGTAAGTGATGGTCTCAAAGTTTAAGAAATCACCAAACTCTGTCTCAGTAGGCTTAGCAACTGGCGTATTCACTACCAAGTTCTCGATACGGATACCCCATTTTCCTTCGCGGTATAGACCTGGCTCATTACTTGAAATCATACCGACTTTCATTGCGCGCTCTTTTGGTATGCTGGCGCTATAGGCGATGACTTGTGGGCCTTCGTGTACGTTCAAGAAATAACCAACGCCATGACCTGTACCATGACCATAGTCCATCTGTGCTTGCCACAATGGCGCACGGCAAATGGCATCAATCAATGGTGAAGCAATACCATCAGGGAAATGAGCACGAGCTAGCGCAATGTGAGCTTTTAACACAATCGTAAAGTCGCGTTTATGCTCAGCAGTGACTTGCCCAATACCGACTACGCGGGTGATATCAGTCGTACCGTTTTGATATTGTGCACCTGAGTCAATCAGTAGTAACCCGCCTTCGCCCTCAGCCACATCAAGGTAGCTGAATTTTTCTGGTGTAGCGCGGTAATGTGGCAATGCGCCATTTTCATTAAAGCCTGCGATGGTCGGGAAACTTGGCGAGACATAATGCGGCTGACGACTGCGCACGTCTATCAGCATACTATCAACATCTAGCTCACTTAAACGCTCGCCGTTTGCTAGACGCTGCTCAAATGTGGCAAAAAACTCAGCCAAAGCAGCACCATCTTGACGCATCGCTTCACAAACATGATCGATATCTGCATCAGATTTGACAGATTTGAGTAATGTGCTAGGCGCCATTTGCTCAATAAAACCAACATCATCTGCCATTTTTGAGAGTGTACCTACTGCGACTTTGCTCGGATCTAACAGTAATAAATCGTCTGGCGTTAATGCACTCAAAGCCTCTTGCACAGCAGAATAGTCAGCCAATGTGATACCACTGTCTTTTAGACTCTGTGCGATATCTTCGCTTACTTTATCAGTATCAACAAACAACGTTGCTTTATCGGCATCAATCAACATGTGCGACAAGAATACCGGATTATAATCAACATCCGCACCGCGCAAGTTCGTCAACCAAGCGATGTCATCTAAGCTTGAAAGCAGATGATGGGTCGCACCAGCTTCTGCCATGCCTGCACGCACATCAGCAAGCTTTGAGGTGGCTGACTGAGCAAGGAACTGCTCATCATGAGTATA includes:
- a CDS encoding anhydro-N-acetylmuramic acid kinase; translation: MTNPASIADTDHNALADLLMNNGLDNPSDDIDDLTSDNSNYATLTDALEQTVFESFDDGLYIGMMSGTSLDGMDAVLCQFNPEMSNEDGTQPPMRLLTTYSQDFPPRLREVLLALCQPNGVNQLVPEADEPSSELDWFGWASRAYAEFASEVVNTLLQQSNTDPESVLAIGCHGQTVRHRPQMGFTLQLVDANIIAERTGISVVSDFRRRDMAVGGQGAPLVPAFHQALFANPDSTRVLLNLGGIANITVLPASEEVQVVGYDTGPANLLLDAWISLHTDNAYDAGGAWAQSGTLIEPLLQQFLAHQFFAQAHPKSTGREDFNLTWLQDELQAFEQANANISYSAADVQATLTELTAISASTQINMFVSLAKNSSVYVCGGGALNDYLIARLQAHLPHCTVKTTEHLGLAPTWVEAVAFAWLARQTLMGETGNLPAVTGANKGVVLGQVCFA
- a CDS encoding aminopeptidase P family protein, coding for MNKQAIHERIANLRSTLAAQDLTAIIVPSADPHLSEYLPEYWQARLWLSGFTGSVGTLVVTADFAGLWTDSRYWVHAADQLEGTGITLEKLAPGQPNHIDWLADHLQEGDSVAVDGNVLSIAEQDRLLNAFDANDITLITERDVLTEIWTDRPALPAAKLYTHDEQFLAQSATSKLADVRAGMAEAGATHHLLSSLDDIAWLTNLRGADVDYNPVFLSHMLIDADKATLFVDTDKVSEDIAQSLKDSGITLADYSAVQEALSALTPDDLLLLDPSKVAVGTLSKMADDVGFIEQMAPSTLLKSVKSDADIDHVCEAMRQDGAALAEFFATFEQRLANGERLSELDVDSMLIDVRSRQPHYVSPSFPTIAGFNENGALPHYRATPEKFSYLDVAEGEGGLLLIDSGAQYQNGTTDITRVVGIGQVTAEHKRDFTIVLKAHIALARAHFPDGIASPLIDAICRAPLWQAQMDYGHGTGHGVGYFLNVHEGPQVIAYSASIPKERAMKVGMISSNEPGLYREGKWGIRIENLVVNTPVAKPTETEFGDFLNFETITYCPIDTRLIEPSLLDQTEIDWLNDYHSQVFAELKDRVEGAALEWLTERTKAI
- the tyrS gene encoding tyrosine--tRNA ligase — encoded protein: MTNQTYTLEEQLALIQRGTQEILSEDDLVAKLKLNRPLRIKAGFDPTAPDLHLGHTVLINKLKHFQDLGHEIYFLIGDYTAKIGDPSGKNSTRPPLTDEQIKANATTYAEQVFKILDKEKTRVVFNSEWFNDMSAADMIQLASQQTVSRMLERDDFSKRYASQTPISIHEFLYPLVQGYDSIALKADVELGGTDQTFNLLMGRTLQGRYGQEPQVCITVPILEGLDGVNKMSKSLGNYVAIYDAPGTMYQKILSMPDTLIHRYFEFLSFKPMEEVASLMREMEDGRNPQEIKRILAEELIERFHDADAAANAHKSAGNVLADGELPVDLPEVMLDLEGQNALFITQVLNQAKLAKNNSAAKDMVKRGAVKVDGEVVDGGFSLTSGQTVVIQAGKKAYAKVTVG
- the fabF gene encoding beta-ketoacyl-ACP synthase II, whose product is MGAITPLGLDVDSSWTKLLNGESGISPITHFDATGYRAQIAGVIKDFDAKQYMNAKDARRYDEFMHYGVAASAMALKHAGFIDEVSAADAPVQGVDQDRFGIILGSGIGGIQTIENSRDTLHEKGAGKVSPFIIPGSIVNMAAGLVAIKHKLKGPNLATSTACTTATHAMGLAARLIAYGDADVMLAGGSEKGSSPLGIAGFSAMHALSTRNDEPTKASRPFDKGRDGFVLGDGAGVVVLESLAHAKARGATILAELVGFGMSDDASHITAPPEDGSGAARAMQNALNDAGIESSSVGYVNAHGTSTPAGDVAESIAIETVFSPVKDSILVSSTKSMTGHLLGAAGGVEAIFTVLALQHQHVPPTINLDDIEDNCNLDYVANESRKVDNLQYAVSNSFGFGGTNGSLVFARWPVNQ
- a CDS encoding DUF1653 domain-containing protein; protein product: MTKTISQGIYRHYKGSLYQVLHVAQHSETEESLVVYRCLYGEYGVWARPLAMFAETVTVDGKEIPRFELIKPLND